One window of the Quadrisphaera setariae genome contains the following:
- a CDS encoding sensor histidine kinase, translated as MLLPLVPDAYLSAGPHAVPVVLVSALPLWWHRRAPLAALLLTCLLVAPAWGALGGRPAFPAVLVLAGVVSLALHRRGAQLRVGVAAAVVVVLVLAATDRLARGDGAAPTSVWASPVVVGPMLVAAVLLGTTVRARREQVRLLRERAEQLRAERDQRAQIAVAAERARIAHELHDVVAHALTVVVRLGDGMTARARRDPTAPPDAGALDAMTATSRQALGEMRRLLGVLEQPAQESGAAPERAPLPAGEDDDDGLDAVVAAVRAAGVPVRLTRTGSQDGWSRATRLAVHRIVTGALTNVLDHAGLGARAEVSVRCVDGRVEVVVEDDGVGVGVPPTDGGGAPGRRPGRGRGLPGMRERAEAFGGEFSAGPRPAGGWRVRAVLPVQPLQPRQPAPPVQGGAP; from the coding sequence GTGCTGCTCCCGCTGGTCCCCGACGCCTACCTCAGCGCCGGACCCCACGCCGTCCCGGTCGTGCTCGTCTCCGCCCTGCCGCTGTGGTGGCACCGCCGGGCTCCGCTGGCCGCGCTGCTGCTCACCTGCCTCCTCGTCGCTCCGGCCTGGGGCGCGCTCGGTGGTCGGCCGGCCTTCCCCGCGGTGCTGGTGCTGGCCGGCGTGGTCTCGCTCGCCCTGCACCGGCGCGGAGCGCAGCTGCGGGTCGGTGTGGCGGCCGCCGTCGTCGTCGTCCTCGTGCTGGCCGCCACCGACCGCCTGGCCCGGGGCGACGGCGCGGCGCCCACCTCCGTGTGGGCCTCGCCGGTGGTGGTGGGCCCGATGCTCGTGGCGGCGGTGCTGCTCGGCACCACGGTGCGGGCCCGGCGAGAGCAGGTGCGCCTGCTGCGCGAGCGCGCCGAGCAGCTGCGGGCCGAGCGCGACCAGCGCGCTCAGATCGCCGTGGCCGCCGAGCGCGCCCGCATCGCCCACGAGCTGCACGACGTCGTCGCGCACGCCCTCACCGTGGTGGTCAGGCTCGGCGACGGCATGACCGCCCGCGCCCGCCGCGACCCCACCGCCCCGCCCGACGCCGGCGCCCTCGACGCCATGACCGCCACCTCCCGCCAGGCCCTCGGCGAGATGCGCCGCCTGCTCGGCGTGCTGGAGCAGCCGGCCCAGGAGTCCGGCGCTGCACCGGAGCGGGCTCCCCTCCCCGCCGGTGAGGACGACGACGACGGCCTGGACGCCGTCGTCGCCGCGGTCCGCGCCGCGGGCGTGCCCGTCCGGCTCACCCGCACCGGCTCGCAGGACGGGTGGAGCCGCGCCACGCGGCTGGCGGTGCACCGCATCGTCACCGGGGCGCTCACCAACGTGCTCGACCACGCCGGTCTGGGGGCGCGCGCTGAGGTGTCCGTCCGCTGCGTCGACGGGCGCGTGGAGGTGGTGGTCGAGGACGACGGCGTGGGCGTCGGCGTGCCGCCCACCGACGGTGGCGGCGCTCCTGGCCGACGCCCGGGACGCGGACGCGGTCTGCCCGGCATGCGCGAGCGCGCCGAGGCCTTCGGCGGGGAGTTCTCGGCCGGCCCGCGCCCCGCGGGCGGGTGGCGCGTGAGGGCGGTGCTGCCCGTCCAGCCCCTGCAGCCCCGGCAGCCGGCGCCGCCGGTGCAGGGTGGTGCCCCGTGA
- a CDS encoding response regulator: MSEEQPVLRVLLVDDQALVRLGFRMLLEATGAEDGVEVVGEAGDGATAVRMVSALQPDVVLMDVRMPGVDGIEATRRIVESGSAARVLVLTTFDLDELAFAALRAGASGFLLKDVQPDELVRALRAVAAGDAVLTPRLTRHLLQLAEERLPGPAAGGAEVAVVRPERAQLEQLTPRERDVLVEVAKGLSNAEIAAQLVLSEPTVKGHVGRLLAKLGLRDRVQVVVWAYRAGVSTPDGPAPLRDHGSYRHDRR, from the coding sequence GTGAGCGAGGAGCAGCCTGTGCTGCGCGTGCTGCTGGTGGACGACCAGGCGCTGGTGCGGCTGGGGTTCCGCATGCTGCTGGAGGCCACCGGGGCCGAGGACGGCGTGGAGGTCGTGGGGGAGGCCGGGGACGGCGCGACCGCCGTGCGCATGGTGTCCGCGCTGCAGCCCGACGTGGTGCTCATGGACGTGCGCATGCCGGGTGTCGACGGCATCGAGGCGACGCGGCGGATCGTGGAGTCCGGCTCGGCGGCGCGGGTGCTGGTGCTCACCACCTTCGACCTCGACGAGCTGGCGTTCGCCGCGCTGCGGGCAGGGGCCAGCGGGTTCCTCCTCAAGGACGTCCAGCCCGACGAGCTGGTGCGCGCCCTGCGCGCGGTGGCCGCCGGGGACGCCGTGCTGACGCCGAGGCTGACGCGCCACCTGCTGCAGCTGGCGGAGGAGCGCCTGCCCGGGCCTGCTGCCGGTGGGGCGGAGGTCGCGGTGGTCCGCCCCGAGCGGGCGCAGCTGGAGCAGCTGACCCCGCGCGAGCGCGACGTGCTGGTGGAGGTCGCCAAGGGCCTGTCGAACGCCGAGATCGCGGCGCAGCTGGTGCTGTCCGAGCCGACCGTGAAGGGCCACGTGGGCCGCTTGCTCGCCAAGCTCGGTCTGCGCGACCGGGTGCAGGTGGTGGTGTGGGCCTACCGCGCGGGAGTCAGCACCCCCGACGGCCCCGCCCCCCTCCGTGATCATGGGAGCTACCGCCACGACCGGCGGTGA